One genomic segment of Centropristis striata isolate RG_2023a ecotype Rhode Island chromosome 13, C.striata_1.0, whole genome shotgun sequence includes these proteins:
- the olfm2a gene encoding noelin-2a isoform X2, whose product MHLFSAMFLLVMLAFMPCEALYPSPEEGWQIYSSAQDADGKCICTVVAPAQNMCNRDPRSRQLRQLMEKVQNISQSMEVLDLRTYRDLQYVRNTENLMKVVDGKLKVASENPRNLNPKGFQELKDKVTQLLPLLPVLEQYKTDAKMILRLREEVRNLSLVLMAIQEEMGAYDYEELRQRVLLLETRLHSCMQKLGCGKLTGVSNPITVRASGSRFGSWMTDTMIPSSDNRVWSMDGYFKGRRVLEYRTMNDFMKGQNFVQHLLPHPWAGTGHVVYNGSLYYNKYQSNIIIKYHFRSRSVLVQRSLSGAGYNNTFPYSWGGSSDIDLMADENGLWAVYTTIPNAGNIVISRLEPQSLEVQQTWDTGFPKRSAGESFMICGTLYVTNSHLAGAKIYFAYYTNTSSYEYTDIPFHNQYSHISMMDYNPRERVLYTWNNGHQVLYNVTLFQVIKTSGD is encoded by the exons GCTCTCTACCCGAGCCCAGAGGAGGGCTGGCAGATCTACAGCTCGGCGCAGGACGCAGATGGGAAGTGTATCTGTACCGTGGTCGCACCGGCCCAGAACATGTGTAACCGCGACCCACGCAGCAGGCAACTTCGCCAGCTCATGGAGAAG GTTCAGAACATTAGCCAGTCAATGGAGGTTTTGGACCTGCGAACCTACAGAGATCTACAGTATGTAAGGAACACCGAGAACCTAATGAAAGTGGTGGATGGAAAGCTGAAGGTGGCCTCTGAAAATCCCCGCAATCTCAATCCAAAGGGCTTTCAG GAGTTGAAAGACAAGGTGACCCAGCTGCTCCCCCTGCTGCCAGTGCTGGAACAGTACAAGACAGATGCCAAGATGATCCTGCGCCTTCGGGAGGAGGTGAGGAATCTGTCCTTGGTGCTGATGGCCATCCAAGAAGAAATGGGGGCCTATGATTATGAGGAGCTGCGCCAGAGAGTCCTGCTTCTGGAGACCAGGCTCCACTCCTGCATGCAGAAACTAG GCTGTGGAAAGCTGACTGGTGTCAGTAATCCCATCACAGTGCGTGCATCAGGGTCAAGGTTTGGCTCCTGGATGACTGATACCATGATCCCCAGCTCAGACAACAGA GTTTGGTCCATGGATGGTTACTTCAAGGGACGTCGTGTCTTGGAATACCGCACAATGAATGATTTCATGAAGGGCCAGAACTTTGTGCAGCACTTGCTGCCTCATCCCTGGGCAGGCACTGGTCACGTGGTCTACAACGGCTCACTGTACTACAACAAGTACCAGAGCAACATCATCATCAAGTACCACTTCCGTTCTCGAAGTGTGCTGGTGCAGCGCAGCCTGAGTGGGGCCGGTTATAACAACACCTTTCCCTACTCCTGGGGTGGCTCCTCTGATATCGACCTGATGGCGGATGAGAATGGCCTGTGGGCCGTTTACACCACCATCCCCAATGCTGGGAACATTGTCATCAGCCGCCTGGAGCCCCAGAGTCTGGAAGTGCAGCAGACTTGGGACACAGGCTTTCCCAAGCGCAGCGCTGGAGAGTCTTTCATGATCTGCGGTACACTTTATGTCACCAACTCCCACCTGGCTGGTGCCAAGATCTACTTTGCCTACTACACCAACACATCAAGCTATGAGTATACAGACATCCCCTTCCACAATCAATACTCCCACATCTCCATGATGGACTACAACCCCAGAGAGAGGGTCCTGTACACTTGGAACAACGGGCACCAGGTGCTCTACAATGTCACACTGTTCCAGGTTATTAAGACTTCTGGGGACTGA
- the olfm2a gene encoding noelin-2a isoform X1 codes for MSVPMLKIGAVLSTMAMVTNWMSQTLPSLVGLNGTTISRGGTSERIVSALYPSPEEGWQIYSSAQDADGKCICTVVAPAQNMCNRDPRSRQLRQLMEKVQNISQSMEVLDLRTYRDLQYVRNTENLMKVVDGKLKVASENPRNLNPKGFQELKDKVTQLLPLLPVLEQYKTDAKMILRLREEVRNLSLVLMAIQEEMGAYDYEELRQRVLLLETRLHSCMQKLGCGKLTGVSNPITVRASGSRFGSWMTDTMIPSSDNRVWSMDGYFKGRRVLEYRTMNDFMKGQNFVQHLLPHPWAGTGHVVYNGSLYYNKYQSNIIIKYHFRSRSVLVQRSLSGAGYNNTFPYSWGGSSDIDLMADENGLWAVYTTIPNAGNIVISRLEPQSLEVQQTWDTGFPKRSAGESFMICGTLYVTNSHLAGAKIYFAYYTNTSSYEYTDIPFHNQYSHISMMDYNPRERVLYTWNNGHQVLYNVTLFQVIKTSGD; via the exons GCTCTCTACCCGAGCCCAGAGGAGGGCTGGCAGATCTACAGCTCGGCGCAGGACGCAGATGGGAAGTGTATCTGTACCGTGGTCGCACCGGCCCAGAACATGTGTAACCGCGACCCACGCAGCAGGCAACTTCGCCAGCTCATGGAGAAG GTTCAGAACATTAGCCAGTCAATGGAGGTTTTGGACCTGCGAACCTACAGAGATCTACAGTATGTAAGGAACACCGAGAACCTAATGAAAGTGGTGGATGGAAAGCTGAAGGTGGCCTCTGAAAATCCCCGCAATCTCAATCCAAAGGGCTTTCAG GAGTTGAAAGACAAGGTGACCCAGCTGCTCCCCCTGCTGCCAGTGCTGGAACAGTACAAGACAGATGCCAAGATGATCCTGCGCCTTCGGGAGGAGGTGAGGAATCTGTCCTTGGTGCTGATGGCCATCCAAGAAGAAATGGGGGCCTATGATTATGAGGAGCTGCGCCAGAGAGTCCTGCTTCTGGAGACCAGGCTCCACTCCTGCATGCAGAAACTAG GCTGTGGAAAGCTGACTGGTGTCAGTAATCCCATCACAGTGCGTGCATCAGGGTCAAGGTTTGGCTCCTGGATGACTGATACCATGATCCCCAGCTCAGACAACAGA GTTTGGTCCATGGATGGTTACTTCAAGGGACGTCGTGTCTTGGAATACCGCACAATGAATGATTTCATGAAGGGCCAGAACTTTGTGCAGCACTTGCTGCCTCATCCCTGGGCAGGCACTGGTCACGTGGTCTACAACGGCTCACTGTACTACAACAAGTACCAGAGCAACATCATCATCAAGTACCACTTCCGTTCTCGAAGTGTGCTGGTGCAGCGCAGCCTGAGTGGGGCCGGTTATAACAACACCTTTCCCTACTCCTGGGGTGGCTCCTCTGATATCGACCTGATGGCGGATGAGAATGGCCTGTGGGCCGTTTACACCACCATCCCCAATGCTGGGAACATTGTCATCAGCCGCCTGGAGCCCCAGAGTCTGGAAGTGCAGCAGACTTGGGACACAGGCTTTCCCAAGCGCAGCGCTGGAGAGTCTTTCATGATCTGCGGTACACTTTATGTCACCAACTCCCACCTGGCTGGTGCCAAGATCTACTTTGCCTACTACACCAACACATCAAGCTATGAGTATACAGACATCCCCTTCCACAATCAATACTCCCACATCTCCATGATGGACTACAACCCCAGAGAGAGGGTCCTGTACACTTGGAACAACGGGCACCAGGTGCTCTACAATGTCACACTGTTCCAGGTTATTAAGACTTCTGGGGACTGA